Proteins from a genomic interval of Gemmatimonadaceae bacterium:
- a CDS encoding metallopeptidase TldD-related protein, with amino-acid sequence MSTTRRDFLKSSAAAAAILGSRAALGQPLIATSLAPPSTDAYIEDLAMEALNAAKAAGATYADVRIGRYRRQSINTREQQITSVSDSESYGIGVRTLVGGAWGFAATATMTPAGAQQAAQQAARLSRAAKSVQKKPVELAPTPAVKGTWRTPVTRDPVDVPIEEKVALLLAANAAAMKVPKIRFATSGLQALREEKTLATTDGTLITQTYVRVNPSFTATAVGDGDFQSYTEELAPRSSGWEYIQSLNMPGNGERWGSLAAEKLTARSVEVGRYDLILDPTNLWLTIHESIGHPTELDRAVGQEANYAGTSFVAPPEKMINKLKYGSPIMNVQADRTQEGSLSRTMWDDEGVPADKWLLIEKGIFKDYQTTREQAAWIAALTGVKRSHGCSFADSWSSVQFQRMPNVSLLPGDKDIGLDDIVAATERGIVVKNRGSWSIDHQRYNFQFSGQAFYEVRNGKITGMLKDVAYQARTPDFWNSMDMIGGPKSYWLGGSFNDGKGEPGQSNSVSHGCVPARFKQVNIVNTGRTA; translated from the coding sequence ATGTCTACGACCCGCCGCGACTTCCTCAAATCCTCAGCGGCTGCAGCCGCCATACTCGGCTCACGCGCTGCCCTCGGACAGCCGTTGATAGCCACTTCGCTCGCGCCGCCAAGTACCGACGCGTACATCGAAGACCTCGCAATGGAGGCGCTGAATGCCGCCAAAGCCGCGGGCGCCACTTACGCCGACGTCCGCATCGGACGGTACAGGCGCCAGTCTATCAACACGCGCGAGCAGCAGATCACGAGCGTGAGCGACAGCGAGTCATATGGTATAGGAGTTCGCACCCTCGTAGGTGGAGCATGGGGCTTCGCGGCAACCGCAACCATGACTCCCGCCGGCGCACAACAGGCGGCGCAGCAGGCAGCGCGTCTTTCACGCGCGGCAAAGTCCGTCCAGAAGAAACCCGTCGAACTCGCGCCGACTCCGGCGGTGAAAGGAACGTGGCGCACGCCGGTCACACGTGATCCGGTGGACGTTCCAATCGAGGAGAAGGTCGCACTGCTTCTTGCCGCCAACGCAGCGGCGATGAAGGTGCCGAAGATTCGCTTCGCCACTTCCGGATTGCAGGCGCTTCGTGAAGAGAAGACTCTCGCAACTACCGACGGAACGCTCATCACACAGACGTACGTGCGCGTCAATCCATCGTTCACTGCAACAGCTGTTGGCGACGGTGACTTCCAGAGCTACACCGAGGAGCTGGCTCCGCGGTCGTCGGGCTGGGAGTACATCCAGTCACTCAACATGCCGGGCAACGGAGAGCGATGGGGATCGCTTGCCGCGGAGAAGCTCACCGCGCGCTCGGTCGAGGTTGGCCGCTACGATCTCATTCTCGACCCGACGAATCTCTGGCTCACGATCCATGAATCCATCGGGCATCCGACGGAGCTCGACCGCGCTGTCGGCCAGGAGGCGAATTACGCGGGCACGAGCTTCGTCGCTCCTCCGGAGAAGATGATCAACAAGCTCAAGTACGGCTCGCCCATCATGAACGTGCAGGCAGATCGTACGCAGGAGGGCTCGCTCTCGCGCACGATGTGGGACGACGAAGGCGTTCCGGCGGACAAGTGGCTGCTGATCGAGAAAGGAATCTTCAAGGACTATCAGACGACGAGAGAGCAGGCTGCGTGGATCGCCGCGCTCACTGGAGTCAAAAGGTCGCATGGATGTTCATTCGCGGACTCGTGGTCCAGCGTTCAGTTCCAGCGGATGCCCAACGTCTCGCTGTTGCCGGGTGACAAGGACATCGGACTCGACGACATCGTCGCCGCAACCGAGCGCGGCATCGTCGTGAAAAACCGCGGCTCGTGGTCCATCGATCACCAGCGGTACAACTTCCAGTTCTCGGGCCAGGCGTTCTACGAGGTGAGGAACGGCAAGATCACGGGGATGCTCAAGGACGTGGCGTATCAGGCGCGCACGCCGGATTTCTGGAACAGCATGGACATGATCGGCGGGCCGAAGAGCTACTGGCTCGGCGGGTCGTTCAACGATGGAAAGGGTGAGCCGGGCCAGTCGAATTCCGTGTCGCACGGATGCGTGCCCGCGCGCTTCAAGCAGGTGAACATCGTGAACACCGGGAGGACTGCATGA
- a CDS encoding TldD/PmbA family protein has protein sequence MSPRSLYGRASTPAAAALLSRDQAKSLADRILAMGKAHETRVNISSDWTGNTRFAGGEITTSGETNDATVTVTSTVGKRRASVTTNVVDDASLKRTVDLAERLAKLAPDDPEVMPELGPQTYSPVTGYIDRTADLGPEARAAATKRVIDHATSAGTALGGLFVAGYLEANALSRAVATTKGLFAYHRSTDANLSATVRTPDGTGSGWASAGARDWQNINAAALGSRAAQKAVASRNPTAIEPGAYTVVLEPQAVADLVPLLGAAFNARTADEGRSPFSKRGGGTKIGEKIVDERVTIYSDPTDADLLAQPFDAEGLPIKRNVWIENGVLKNLSYSRFWAQRQGKQPTGGGGGGGGGGGGFGGFPGGLKMVGGSKSTDDLIAGTDRGILVTHFFYIRSLDPRTVLLTGLTRDGTFLIENGKITRSLKNFRWNESPLFMLNKLDEIGRAEPTAAGQVMPSIKARDFTFTSLSDAV, from the coding sequence ATGAGCCCGCGCAGTCTTTACGGTCGCGCGTCGACTCCGGCCGCGGCTGCCCTGCTTTCACGCGATCAGGCGAAGTCGCTCGCCGACCGGATCCTCGCGATGGGGAAAGCCCACGAAACGCGCGTCAACATCTCGAGCGACTGGACCGGCAATACGCGGTTCGCCGGCGGAGAGATTACGACGTCTGGAGAGACGAACGATGCGACGGTAACGGTAACGAGCACGGTCGGAAAGCGGCGCGCCTCGGTCACCACGAATGTCGTTGACGACGCGTCATTGAAGCGAACAGTGGACCTTGCCGAGCGGCTTGCGAAGCTGGCGCCTGACGACCCTGAAGTGATGCCTGAGCTGGGGCCGCAAACTTATTCTCCGGTAACCGGTTACATCGATCGAACAGCTGACCTCGGACCGGAAGCCCGGGCGGCCGCAACAAAGCGTGTGATCGATCATGCAACGTCGGCTGGGACTGCTCTCGGAGGCCTGTTCGTCGCCGGCTATCTCGAAGCCAACGCGCTGTCGCGGGCAGTCGCGACAACGAAAGGATTGTTCGCCTATCACCGCTCGACCGACGCGAATCTGTCCGCAACGGTGAGGACACCCGACGGGACCGGATCCGGTTGGGCATCAGCTGGCGCGCGCGACTGGCAGAACATCAACGCGGCAGCACTCGGCTCACGCGCTGCGCAGAAAGCTGTCGCATCGCGAAATCCAACAGCGATAGAGCCCGGCGCGTATACGGTCGTGCTCGAGCCTCAGGCAGTCGCCGATCTCGTACCGCTGCTGGGCGCCGCATTCAACGCCCGCACCGCCGACGAGGGACGAAGTCCGTTCTCCAAGCGAGGAGGTGGGACGAAGATCGGTGAGAAAATTGTCGATGAGCGCGTGACGATTTATTCCGATCCGACTGACGCGGATCTCCTGGCGCAGCCGTTCGACGCCGAGGGTCTTCCCATCAAGCGCAACGTGTGGATCGAGAACGGCGTGCTGAAGAATCTCTCGTACTCCAGATTCTGGGCGCAGAGGCAGGGCAAGCAGCCAACCGGCGGAGGCGGAGGAGGCGGCGGCGGGGGCGGCGGCTTCGGCGGATTTCCCGGCGGGCTCAAGATGGTCGGCGGAAGCAAGTCCACGGACGATCTGATTGCGGGTACGGATCGCGGAATTCTGGTCACGCACTTTTTCTACATTCGCTCTCTCGATCCACGCACGGTGCTGCTCACTGGCCTGACTCGCGACGGGACGTTCCTGATCGAGAACGGAAAGATCACCCGCAGTCTCAAGAATTTCAGGTGGAACGAGAGCCCGCTGTTCATGCTGAACAAGCTCGATGAGATCGGGCGCGCCGAACCGACCGCGGCTGGTCAGGTAATGCCGAGCATCAAGGCAAGGGATTTCACGTTTACGTCACTCTCCGACGCGGTGTAA
- a CDS encoding intradiol ring-cleavage dioxygenase, translating to MENDDRQIGHVVTRREAIILLGAAGASLIAGCSSGQSSAATSNETLDASNPRTANATAGGPPQGCVVRPAQTEGPYFVDEKLNRSDIRSDPSDGSVRPGTPLEVTFVVSQLGKGACTPVAGAVVDVWHCDAAGVYSDVEDPSFDTRGKKYLRGYQVTDAAGRAKFATIYPGWYQGRAVHIHFTVRTNPGAATAHQFTSQIYFEDAVNDKVFSRPPYVPAQDRMKNERDGIFRRGGSQLILPVNAAGSGYSGTFDIALDVA from the coding sequence ATGGAAAACGACGATCGTCAGATTGGACATGTAGTCACGAGACGCGAGGCAATCATTCTGCTCGGCGCAGCAGGGGCTTCGCTCATCGCGGGATGCTCGAGCGGGCAGTCATCGGCGGCCACGTCGAACGAGACTCTGGACGCATCGAATCCTCGGACCGCGAATGCCACCGCGGGCGGGCCCCCCCAGGGGTGTGTCGTGAGACCGGCACAGACGGAAGGACCGTATTTCGTCGACGAAAAGCTCAATCGCTCCGACATTCGCTCAGATCCGTCGGACGGATCCGTGAGGCCGGGAACGCCGCTCGAGGTGACGTTCGTCGTGTCGCAGCTCGGCAAGGGTGCCTGCACGCCGGTGGCGGGAGCGGTTGTCGACGTGTGGCACTGCGACGCGGCGGGGGTCTACTCAGACGTAGAGGACCCGAGCTTCGATACACGCGGCAAGAAGTACCTGCGCGGATATCAGGTGACCGACGCCGCCGGGCGTGCAAAATTCGCAACGATCTACCCTGGCTGGTATCAAGGCCGCGCGGTGCATATTCATTTCACCGTCCGCACCAACCCCGGGGCGGCGACAGCGCATCAGTTCACGTCGCAGATTTATTTCGAAGACGCCGTCAACGACAAGGTCTTCTCGCGGCCACCGTATGTCCCAGCACAGGACAGGATGAAGAATGAGCGCGACGGAATCTTTCGCCGTGGCGGCTCCCAGCTGATTCTGCCGGTGAACGCGGCAGGAAGCGGCTATTCCGGGACGTTCGACATTGCGCTCGACGTGGCGTAA
- a CDS encoding SIMPL domain-containing protein (The SIMPL domain is named for its presence in mouse protein SIMPL (signalling molecule that associates with mouse pelle-like kinase). Bacterial member BP26, from Brucella, was shown to assemble into a channel-like structure, while YggE from E. coli has been associated with resistance to oxidative stress.) translates to MATARELAAAGIIAAGLAIGGLFIGGGVARMRTGDRYVTVKGISEREVRADLAIWPLRIVAADNDLGRAHAQIQESVGKIRTFLVAHQLDTAQAELQEFSVSDAATNQYGPRDGAGSRYVIRQTVVVRSLKPDLVLAASQRVGELVSAGVVLSSGGEYGSGGPTFVFTGLNKLKPQMIGEATARAREAAEQFARDSQSGIGGIRRATQGVFEILPRDQAQGISEASQIVKTVRVVSTIDYALDN, encoded by the coding sequence ATGGCAACAGCTCGTGAGCTCGCCGCCGCCGGCATCATCGCCGCGGGCCTTGCAATAGGCGGCCTCTTCATCGGAGGCGGGGTCGCGCGAATGCGAACCGGCGACCGCTACGTCACGGTCAAGGGAATCTCGGAGCGCGAGGTCCGGGCCGATCTCGCAATCTGGCCGCTCCGGATCGTGGCTGCGGATAACGACCTCGGCCGCGCGCACGCGCAGATTCAGGAAAGCGTCGGGAAGATCCGAACGTTCCTCGTGGCGCATCAGCTCGATACCGCGCAGGCCGAGCTCCAGGAGTTCTCCGTCTCTGATGCCGCTACGAATCAGTACGGGCCGCGCGATGGCGCAGGCTCGCGATACGTGATTCGACAAACCGTCGTAGTCCGGTCGCTCAAGCCTGACCTGGTACTCGCTGCGAGCCAGCGGGTCGGCGAGCTCGTCAGCGCGGGAGTGGTGTTGTCATCAGGCGGCGAGTACGGCAGCGGCGGGCCCACGTTTGTGTTCACCGGCCTCAACAAGCTCAAGCCGCAGATGATCGGTGAGGCGACTGCGCGCGCGCGTGAAGCGGCGGAGCAATTCGCGCGCGATTCGCAAAGCGGGATTGGCGGGATCCGACGAGCGACCCAGGGAGTATTCGAGATCCTTCCGCGAGACCAGGCGCAGGGCATTTCGGAAGCGAGCCAGATCGTCAAGACAGTTCGAGTTGTATCGACGATCGACTACGCTCTCGACAATTAA
- a CDS encoding DUF6265 family protein: MSRWLLALTLGVAMMGLGRTIRHRPSGDTTTNYEFTRILERSGKLVFVAQPSGQKLAEFNEETLTDSSVTFSNPAHDYPQSVSYARRGTDSLYARTDGNIGGKNRRIEFVYVRHSCEK; encoded by the coding sequence TTGTCTCGCTGGCTGCTAGCCCTGACACTTGGCGTCGCGATGATGGGCCTTGGCCGAACGATTCGCCATCGTCCGAGCGGTGACACCACCACGAACTACGAGTTCACCCGGATCCTGGAGCGCAGCGGCAAGCTTGTGTTCGTGGCTCAGCCGTCGGGGCAGAAGCTCGCGGAGTTTAATGAAGAGACCCTGACCGATAGCTCCGTTACGTTCTCGAATCCGGCGCACGACTACCCGCAGAGTGTCAGCTATGCCCGCCGCGGAACGGATTCACTCTATGCCCGCACCGATGGGAATATCGGCGGTAAGAACAGGAGGATCGAATTCGTGTACGTGCGGCATTCCTGCGAAAAATGA
- a CDS encoding AMP-binding protein: MTSFIWHRSYDEGIPTTLEPYPERTMVDYLAEAARKWPRRPALLFKGAKMSYAHLDELSRNFAGGLLQLGVKRGDRVGICLPNSPQFLIAEFAAWKIGAIASPFNPTYSEREMESALNATGAETLIVLNRSYALLKSIQPRTSVKRIIATNIKEYLPFKLRVAYTLMKEKKEGDRITLEPGDCRFASLLAMGRGSRPSLKPAGLDEPAVILMSGGTTGTPKGVVGTHRGMTIAGLQLQTWLRSAIEEWKDTIMLPLPLFHVYGNTGVQSLALINHNPVALIPNPRELRDVLNEINEVKPAFICAVPTLLIGLMSHALTRSGKVDWSSIKLCFSGAAPLMADTQKRFEDLTGGVIVEGYSLTEAQMAVVANPVRGEKKIGSVGMPLPDVEVRIIDPENGLTPMPQGEIGEIVIKAPQLMQGYWERPEETQEMLRVDDDGERLLFTGDLGYLDSDGYLFIVDRKKDLIKVSGYQVWPREIEEVISAHPAVAEVGVAGLPDKMRGEKAKAWIVLHPGEEITSAQIKAYCRERLVAYKVPSHFEFVPELPKSGAGKVLRRILQQRETESDPGAGKERSS; encoded by the coding sequence ATGACTTCGTTCATCTGGCATCGTAGCTACGACGAAGGCATCCCCACGACGCTCGAGCCGTATCCCGAGCGCACCATGGTGGACTACCTGGCCGAGGCCGCGCGGAAGTGGCCGCGCCGTCCTGCGCTCCTCTTCAAGGGCGCGAAGATGAGCTACGCGCACCTCGACGAGCTCAGCCGCAACTTTGCCGGCGGGCTGCTGCAGCTCGGCGTAAAACGCGGCGACCGCGTTGGCATCTGCCTCCCGAATTCCCCGCAGTTCCTGATCGCCGAGTTCGCCGCGTGGAAGATCGGCGCGATCGCGTCGCCGTTCAATCCCACCTACAGCGAGCGCGAGATGGAAAGTGCGCTCAATGCCACAGGTGCGGAGACGCTCATCGTCCTCAACAGAAGCTACGCGCTTCTCAAGTCGATTCAGCCGCGCACGTCGGTGAAACGAATCATTGCGACCAATATCAAGGAGTATCTGCCCTTCAAGCTTCGAGTGGCTTACACGCTGATGAAGGAAAAGAAGGAGGGCGACCGAATCACGCTCGAGCCGGGCGACTGCCGCTTCGCCTCGCTGCTGGCGATGGGTCGGGGGTCGCGACCCTCACTGAAACCGGCTGGCCTGGACGAGCCCGCCGTCATTCTCATGAGCGGCGGCACGACTGGTACTCCCAAGGGAGTTGTCGGTACACACCGGGGAATGACGATCGCCGGCCTTCAATTGCAAACCTGGCTGCGCTCGGCGATTGAAGAATGGAAGGACACCATCATGCTTCCCCTGCCTCTCTTTCACGTCTATGGAAACACCGGCGTGCAGAGCCTCGCTCTGATCAATCACAATCCGGTCGCCCTTATTCCAAACCCGCGCGAGCTGCGCGACGTGCTGAACGAGATCAACGAGGTGAAGCCCGCGTTCATCTGCGCCGTGCCGACTCTTCTCATCGGCCTGATGAGCCACGCCCTGACGCGGTCCGGAAAAGTCGACTGGAGCTCGATCAAGCTGTGCTTTTCGGGCGCGGCTCCGCTGATGGCTGACACTCAAAAGCGCTTCGAGGATCTGACCGGCGGCGTGATTGTCGAGGGCTACTCTCTCACTGAAGCGCAGATGGCCGTGGTAGCAAACCCTGTTCGCGGTGAGAAGAAAATCGGGTCAGTGGGCATGCCGCTGCCGGACGTCGAAGTGCGAATCATCGATCCTGAGAACGGCCTCACGCCAATGCCGCAGGGTGAGATTGGCGAGATAGTGATCAAGGCGCCGCAGCTGATGCAGGGGTACTGGGAGCGTCCGGAAGAGACACAGGAGATGTTGCGCGTGGACGATGACGGTGAGCGTCTCCTTTTCACCGGCGATCTCGGATATCTCGACAGCGACGGCTATCTCTTCATCGTCGACAGGAAGAAGGATCTCATCAAGGTGAGTGGCTACCAGGTATGGCCGCGCGAGATCGAAGAAGTGATCTCGGCGCACCCTGCAGTGGCCGAGGTGGGAGTGGCCGGCCTGCCCGACAAGATGAGAGGCGAAAAAGCAAAGGCGTGGATTGTCCTTCACCCTGGCGAGGAGATCACGTCCGCCCAGATCAAGGCGTACTGTCGCGAGCGCCTCGTGGCGTACAAGGTTCCGTCGCACTTCGAGTTCGTCCCCGAGCTTCCCAAGTCCGGGGCCGGCAAAGTCCTTCGCCGAATTCTGCAGCAGCGCGAGACCGAATCAGATCCGGGTGCCGGCAAGGAACGGTCCTCCTAG
- a CDS encoding TonB-dependent receptor: MRLPLRLFPITLAFLATPLLGSAQLTLAGRVTDQRGRGLPSSQVLIEGTTIGTAADNDGAYRLVIAAPRPGMVLLVRSLGYRPVRQPLTQTTGSLTQDFRLTPDVLRLGEVVVTSSRSETERSTLGTTIATVSGSEIAQANTPQLDAALAGKVSGALVQQMSGTPGGGTSIRIRGLSTLSRSAEPLYIIDGVIVDNSSNQLIDLGGYSSNRIADIDPNEIDHIEIVKGAAAAALYGSRANDGVVQIFTKKGRSGELRTSFRTTFQNDNVERRLEVNRAPIDALGNPVTRYDYQDQIFQSAPRFSNTLSFSGGDDKTRFFLSGTSENQKGVIRSTDYRRQNIRLNLDRALSERLRIGVTTAYITSKANVLPNSGLTAGLGVLTSFLFHPNTINFNRDPVTGLFPVGPMLANPLEMIANWQAPQTIDRFIGGLNVTAFPFTGLTASYRLGFDGYTQNAQLFIPRGNSAPSVPTGRSVSTTDRARLLNSDLDLSLITNHGTWLTLTHGAGMNWQQQQVQIVASRAENLALLTRTVTGSEQFISEGRDDRRTLGFYGQEQIGIRDRLFLNASLRTDASSVFGSDVRQQWFPKVGAALNVSDYGFWNAFSGLVSTARLRAAYGYSGGQPAGAFDRLSNYVFEPNGARSGIVNATQQGNQQLKPERARELELGTDLALLRGRVGVEFTYFDKKVSDLILPKSVDPTSGFLSQLSNIGELENKGIELLLRTTNLSGPSFTWNSTVTYATNDPKVTKVSTGGAFFIPESFNIIRVDSGQAPGHYFGSSYVRDAQGNILTTAGVPITDASGKVTGIPAIGPRIVIGDPNPDAYWSVINEFGVGRMLSFRAQVDGVQGGHIFNFDRRLLETPAFGAGKAYEAELLGEVPRGYFQARRGIFQEYIENGTWAKLRELSATVSFPPGMLGRLGTHGASVTLAGRNLKTWTDYTGWDPETNAGAQRTLVRGFSFAATPIPRSVSLTFTTNF; this comes from the coding sequence ATGCGCCTGCCTCTCCGTCTTTTCCCGATTACCCTCGCCTTCCTCGCCACTCCTCTCCTCGGGTCTGCGCAGCTCACTCTAGCCGGCAGAGTGACCGACCAGCGCGGCCGTGGCCTCCCCAGCTCCCAGGTGCTGATCGAAGGGACCACGATCGGTACTGCCGCCGACAACGACGGCGCTTACAGGCTGGTCATCGCCGCCCCACGGCCAGGCATGGTGCTGCTTGTCCGTTCGCTGGGTTATCGACCGGTGCGCCAGCCGCTCACGCAGACGACCGGCAGTCTGACCCAGGATTTTCGTCTGACGCCGGACGTCCTTCGGCTCGGCGAGGTGGTCGTGACGTCGTCGCGATCGGAGACCGAGCGGAGCACGCTCGGTACGACTATCGCAACGGTCAGCGGCAGCGAGATTGCACAGGCGAACACTCCGCAGCTCGACGCAGCTCTCGCCGGCAAAGTGTCGGGCGCGCTCGTTCAGCAGATGTCCGGAACTCCGGGTGGCGGAACGAGCATCCGCATCCGCGGTCTTTCGACTTTGAGCCGTAGCGCGGAGCCGCTCTACATAATCGACGGCGTGATCGTCGACAACAGCTCCAACCAGCTCATCGACCTTGGCGGCTACTCCTCGAATCGTATCGCCGACATCGATCCCAACGAGATAGACCATATCGAGATCGTGAAAGGCGCCGCAGCGGCAGCGCTCTATGGTTCGCGCGCGAACGATGGAGTGGTGCAGATATTCACGAAGAAGGGCCGGTCGGGTGAGCTCCGCACATCGTTCCGGACGACGTTTCAAAACGACAACGTCGAGCGCCGCCTCGAGGTGAATCGAGCGCCCATCGACGCACTCGGAAATCCTGTCACGCGCTACGACTATCAGGACCAGATCTTTCAGAGCGCACCGAGGTTCTCGAACACGCTCTCATTCTCGGGCGGAGACGACAAGACGAGATTCTTCCTCTCCGGCACGTCCGAGAATCAGAAAGGCGTCATCAGGAGCACCGACTACCGGCGGCAGAACATTCGATTGAATCTCGACCGCGCGCTGAGCGAGCGGCTGAGGATCGGCGTGACCACCGCGTACATCACGAGCAAGGCGAACGTTCTTCCCAACTCCGGACTCACTGCCGGTCTTGGCGTTCTCACGAGCTTTCTGTTCCACCCGAACACGATCAACTTCAACCGAGACCCCGTGACGGGCCTCTTTCCGGTTGGACCAATGCTCGCGAATCCGCTGGAGATGATCGCCAACTGGCAGGCCCCGCAGACCATCGATCGCTTCATCGGCGGGCTCAATGTCACGGCGTTCCCATTCACGGGACTCACCGCGTCCTACCGGTTGGGGTTCGACGGCTACACACAGAATGCGCAGCTGTTCATTCCCCGAGGCAACTCGGCGCCCTCGGTTCCAACGGGACGGTCGGTATCGACGACTGATCGCGCCCGTCTGTTGAATTCCGATCTCGATCTGAGCCTTATTACGAATCACGGCACGTGGCTCACGCTTACGCACGGCGCGGGCATGAACTGGCAGCAGCAGCAGGTGCAGATCGTCGCCTCGCGTGCAGAAAACCTCGCTCTGCTTACGAGAACCGTCACGGGCAGCGAGCAGTTCATCTCCGAAGGCCGCGATGATCGCCGCACGCTGGGCTTCTACGGCCAGGAGCAGATCGGCATCAGGGACCGACTGTTCCTCAACGCATCACTACGGACAGACGCTTCGTCCGTCTTCGGATCGGACGTGAGGCAGCAATGGTTCCCGAAAGTTGGCGCGGCTCTCAATGTTTCCGATTACGGTTTCTGGAATGCATTCTCGGGTCTCGTGAGCACGGCTCGGCTCCGCGCCGCATACGGTTATTCCGGTGGCCAGCCGGCTGGCGCGTTCGACCGGCTTTCGAATTACGTCTTCGAGCCCAACGGCGCGCGATCGGGAATTGTGAACGCAACGCAACAGGGCAACCAGCAGCTCAAGCCCGAGCGGGCGCGCGAGCTCGAGCTCGGTACCGACCTCGCCCTGCTCCGCGGACGCGTTGGCGTCGAGTTCACGTACTTCGACAAGAAAGTGTCCGATCTGATTCTGCCGAAGAGCGTCGATCCGACGAGCGGATTCCTTTCACAGCTTTCGAATATCGGGGAGCTCGAGAACAAGGGAATCGAGCTGCTGCTCAGGACAACGAACCTGAGTGGACCGTCGTTCACATGGAATTCCACGGTGACGTATGCGACGAACGATCCAAAGGTGACGAAGGTCAGCACCGGCGGCGCGTTCTTCATTCCCGAAAGCTTCAACATCATCCGGGTCGACTCCGGCCAGGCACCCGGCCACTACTTCGGCTCGTCGTATGTGCGTGACGCGCAGGGAAACATCCTCACGACTGCCGGGGTGCCGATCACTGACGCGTCAGGTAAAGTCACCGGAATTCCAGCGATTGGCCCGCGCATAGTCATCGGGGACCCTAACCCGGATGCTTACTGGTCTGTGATAAACGAATTTGGAGTCGGGAGAATGCTTTCGTTCCGCGCCCAGGTTGACGGGGTGCAGGGTGGTCACATCTTCAATTTCGACCGCCGCCTGCTCGAGACTCCGGCTTTCGGAGCCGGCAAGGCGTACGAGGCCGAGCTCCTCGGAGAAGTGCCGAGGGGATACTTCCAGGCACGCCGGGGCATCTTCCAGGAGTACATCGAGAATGGAACCTGGGCAAAGCTCCGTGAGCTCTCCGCGACGGTCTCGTTTCCGCCAGGCATGCTCGGCCGCCTCGGAACGCACGGCGCGTCAGTCACTCTCGCCGGACGTAACCTGAAGACCTGGACCGATTACACGGGATGGGACCCCGAAACGAACGCCGGAGCACAGCGAACGCTCGTGCGCGGATTCAGTTTCGCGGCCACGCCGATTCCGCGCTCGGTCTCGCTCACTTTCACGACCAACTTCTAA